The Tepidibacter aestuarii genome contains a region encoding:
- a CDS encoding RCC1 domain-containing protein codes for MSNQIWAWRNKYNGELDESIFRTNKNIPVQLRGSTDFLTNVISISAGNRHSLALKADGTVWAWGSNSNGQLGDGTSGTNKDIPVQVKDATDPTGFLTNVIAVFASWRHSLALKIDGTVWAWGNNYDGQLGDATSGSNKNMPVQVKDTTDPTGFLTNVTTISAGWFHSLALKADGTVWAWGNNSKGQLGNGTSGTNEKIPVQVKDHTAFLTNVIAVFASWSHSLALKADGTVWTWGNNYDGQLGDGTFGSNKNIPVQVKDTTDPTGFLTNVIDISGGWFHSLALKTNGTVWAWGGNSSGQLGDGTFGSNKNIPVQVKDPTGFLTNVTSISAGWSHSLVLKTNGTVWGWSRNIEGQLGDGTSGSNKNIPVQVKVVNGFMTNVIAISAGWSHSLALKTDGTVWAWGNNYNGQLGDGTLGGNKNTPVQVKDSTNPFDFITNVMAISTGDRYFTS; via the coding sequence GTGAGTAATCAAATTTGGGCTTGGAGAAATAAATATAATGGTGAATTAGATGAGAGTATTTTTAGAACTAATAAGAATATACCGGTACAGCTTAGAGGTTCTACTGATTTTCTAACTAATGTTATATCTATCTCTGCTGGTAACCGTCATAGTTTAGCCCTTAAGGCTGATGGAACAGTTTGGGCTTGGGGAAGCAACTCTAATGGTCAATTGGGTGATGGTACTTCTGGAACTAATAAGGACATACCGGTACAGGTTAAGGATGCTACTGACCCCACTGGTTTTTTAACTAATGTTATAGCTGTTTTTGCTAGTTGGAGACATAGTTTAGCTCTTAAGATTGATGGAACAGTTTGGGCTTGGGGTAATAACTACGATGGCCAATTAGGTGATGCTACTTCTGGAAGTAATAAAAATATGCCAGTACAAGTTAAAGATACTACTGATCCTACAGGTTTTCTAACTAATGTTACAACTATCTCTGCTGGATGGTTTCATAGTTTAGCTCTTAAGGCTGATGGAACAGTGTGGGCTTGGGGTAATAACTCTAAGGGACAATTGGGAAATGGGACTTCTGGAACTAATGAGAAGATACCGGTACAGGTTAAGGATCATACTGCTTTTCTAACTAATGTTATAGCTGTTTTTGCTAGTTGGAGTCATAGTTTAGCTCTTAAAGCTGATGGAACAGTTTGGACTTGGGGCAATAACTACGATGGTCAACTAGGTGATGGTACTTTTGGAAGTAATAAGAATATACCAGTACAAGTTAAAGATACTACTGATCCTACTGGTTTTCTAACTAATGTTATAGATATTTCTGGTGGTTGGTTTCATAGTTTAGCTCTTAAGACTAATGGAACAGTTTGGGCTTGGGGAGGAAACTCTAGTGGCCAATTGGGTGATGGTACTTTTGGAAGTAATAAGAACATACCGGTACAGGTTAAGGATCCTACTGGTTTTCTAACTAATGTTACATCTATTTCAGCTGGTTGGAGTCATAGTTTAGTCCTTAAGACGAATGGAACCGTTTGGGGTTGGAGTAGAAATATTGAGGGTCAGTTGGGTGATGGTACTTCTGGAAGTAATAAGAATATACCAGTACAGGTTAAGGTTGTTAATGGTTTTATGACTAATGTTATAGCTATTTCAGCTGGTTGGAGTCATAGTTTAGCCCTTAAAACTGATGGAACAGTTTGGGCTTGGGGCAATAACTATAATGGTCAACTGGGTGATGGTACTTTAGGAGGTAATAAAAACACACCAGTACAGGTTAAAGATTCTACTAATCCTTTTGATTTTATCACTAATGTTATGGCTATTTCTACTGGTGATCGTTATTTTACTTCTTAA